One window from the genome of Myxococcales bacterium encodes:
- the ftsH gene encoding ATP-dependent zinc metalloprotease FtsH, which translates to MRQSHKTILVWIIAALIFVSVYSMFTDQSSKQKELDVVAFRALLSDKTAAANIQQIQVEPRGRNDAKYVISYKDNTAKAITYGEFPENLPQLIAAANIPYSVKAKEESSFWPQLLLSWLPMLFLFGIFFFFLRQMQSGGGKAMSFGKSKARLLAEGQNKVTFKDVAGVEEAKEEVEEIVEFLKDPKKFTKLGGRIPKGVLMMGSPGTGKTLLAKAIAGEAGVPFFSISGSDFVEMFVGVGASRVRDLFEQGKKNAPCIIFIDEIDAVGRHRGAGVGGGHDEREQTLNQLLVEMDGFEANDGVIIIAATNRPDVLDPALLRAGRFDRRIVVPRPDVRGRVGILEVHAAKVPLDANVDLAVIARGTPGFSGADLEALVNEGALIAARKNREKVAMADFEEAKDKVMMGAERRSMIISDKEKKTTAVHEIGHALVARFVGVDADPVHKVTIIPRGRALGLTQQLPTEDRLSMTGEFARNTICILMGGRVAEELVFAQKTTGAGNDIERATELARSMVTEWGMSDEFGPLNFAGSKQEVFLGRDLSSGERHSEDTMRRIDAEIRSIVVAQYERAKQILTDQRALLDSMSEALLEYETIDHDDIEVLLRGEKLNRPLPPPRRKGPEVKPEAKDEKKDGLAGVLATEPAPKLA; encoded by the coding sequence GTGCGTCAGTCCCATAAAACCATCCTGGTTTGGATCATTGCAGCCCTCATTTTTGTGAGCGTCTACAGCATGTTCACGGATCAGTCGAGCAAGCAAAAAGAGCTCGACGTGGTCGCGTTTCGCGCCTTGCTAAGCGACAAGACGGCGGCCGCGAACATCCAACAAATCCAAGTCGAGCCGCGCGGGCGTAACGATGCGAAGTACGTTATTTCCTATAAGGACAACACCGCCAAGGCGATCACCTACGGCGAGTTTCCGGAAAACCTGCCGCAGCTCATTGCCGCGGCCAACATTCCTTATTCGGTGAAAGCCAAGGAAGAGTCGAGCTTCTGGCCACAGCTGCTGCTGTCGTGGCTGCCGATGTTGTTCTTGTTTGGCATCTTCTTCTTTTTCTTGCGCCAGATGCAGTCTGGCGGCGGCAAGGCGATGAGCTTTGGCAAGTCCAAGGCGCGCCTGCTTGCCGAAGGGCAAAACAAGGTGACCTTTAAAGACGTCGCCGGCGTCGAAGAGGCCAAGGAAGAAGTCGAGGAAATCGTCGAGTTCCTCAAAGACCCGAAAAAATTTACCAAGCTCGGCGGCCGTATCCCGAAGGGCGTGCTGATGATGGGCTCGCCGGGCACCGGCAAGACCCTGCTCGCCAAAGCGATCGCGGGCGAGGCTGGCGTGCCCTTCTTTTCGATCTCGGGTTCAGACTTCGTAGAAATGTTTGTCGGCGTCGGCGCCTCGCGCGTGCGCGACCTCTTTGAGCAAGGCAAAAAGAACGCGCCGTGCATTATTTTTATCGATGAAATTGATGCGGTAGGCCGCCATCGCGGCGCGGGCGTCGGCGGCGGCCACGACGAGCGCGAGCAAACGCTCAACCAGTTGCTCGTCGAAATGGACGGCTTTGAGGCCAACGACGGCGTTATCATCATTGCCGCGACGAACCGCCCAGACGTCCTCGACCCGGCGCTGCTCCGCGCTGGTCGCTTTGACCGCCGCATCGTGGTGCCAAGGCCCGACGTGCGCGGCCGCGTTGGCATTTTGGAAGTCCACGCCGCCAAGGTGCCGCTGGATGCCAACGTTGACCTCGCGGTCATTGCCCGCGGCACCCCTGGGTTCTCCGGCGCCGATCTCGAGGCGCTGGTGAATGAAGGCGCGCTGATTGCGGCGCGCAAAAATCGCGAAAAGGTCGCGATGGCGGATTTCGAAGAAGCCAAGGACAAGGTCATGATGGGCGCCGAGCGCCGATCGATGATCATCTCGGATAAAGAGAAGAAGACGACGGCGGTGCACGAAATCGGCCACGCCCTGGTCGCGCGTTTTGTTGGCGTCGATGCCGACCCGGTGCACAAAGTGACCATCATCCCGCGCGGTCGCGCGCTGGGACTTACGCAACAGCTGCCGACCGAAGATCGCCTCAGCATGACCGGCGAGTTTGCGCGCAATACGATTTGCATCCTCATGGGTGGCCGCGTCGCCGAAGAGCTGGTGTTTGCGCAGAAAACCACCGGCGCCGGCAACGACATCGAGCGGGCGACCGAATTGGCGCGCTCGATGGTCACCGAGTGGGGCATGAGCGATGAGTTCGGTCCGCTCAATTTTGCCGGCAGCAAGCAAGAGGTCTTCTTGGGCCGCGACCTAAGCTCGGGCGAGCGGCACTCCGAAGACACCATGCGGCGCATCGATGCTGAAATTAGAAGCATCGTCGTGGCTCAGTATGAGCGTGCCAAGCAAATCCTCACCGATCAACGCGCCTTGCTCGACAGCATGTCGGAGGCGCTGCTTGAGTACGAGACGATTGATCACGACGACATCGAGGTCTTGTTGCGCGGCGAGAAACTCAACCGGCCGCTGCCGCCACCGCGCCGCAAAGGGCCTGAGGTCAAGCCGGAAGCCAAGGACGAAAAAAAAGACGGTCTGGCCGGGGTATTGGCCACCGAGCCAGCGCCAAAATTGGCGTAG
- a CDS encoding phosphoglucosamine mutase codes for MTRKLFGTDGMRGLANVEPMTPETVMKLGMAVALRLRKGNRGPRIAIGKDTRQSGYLFESALAAGIVAMGGDVWLTGPLPTPGVAFITSSMRCDAGIMISASHNPFEDNGIKIFSHDGFKLPDEVEASIEALMASPELADGRVRSSEIGKATRIEDARGRYIVFCKQTFPAELTLEGLRIVIDAGHGAAYKVAPAIMEELGAKVISIHCKPDGQNINRQAGALHPEQLAETVRLYHAHLGLALDGDADRLILCDERGNVIDGDAVMAIAATRMLQRGTLAHNTLVTTVMSNIGLERAMKAAGGALVRTQVGDRYVVEAMRKHGYNLGGEQSGHMVFLDHCTTGDGIIAALSVLATMVREDKPLSELARCMEKSPQVLVNVKVPRKVPLAQMPEVERAIAAVEARLGDEGRVLVRYSGTEAKARVMIEGPDEPMIREHAEAIAAMLVQACGAAA; via the coding sequence ATGACGCGAAAGCTCTTTGGAACCGATGGCATGCGCGGCTTGGCGAATGTCGAGCCTATGACGCCCGAAACCGTAATGAAGCTAGGGATGGCAGTGGCGCTGCGCCTGCGCAAGGGCAACCGCGGGCCGCGCATCGCGATCGGCAAAGACACCAGGCAATCGGGTTATTTGTTCGAGTCGGCGCTCGCCGCCGGCATCGTCGCAATGGGCGGCGACGTGTGGCTCACGGGGCCACTGCCCACCCCTGGCGTCGCGTTTATTACGTCGTCGATGCGCTGCGATGCGGGCATCATGATTTCGGCGTCGCATAATCCGTTTGAAGACAATGGCATCAAGATCTTCTCGCACGACGGCTTCAAGCTCCCCGACGAGGTCGAGGCATCTATTGAGGCGCTAATGGCGTCGCCTGAGCTGGCCGATGGGCGTGTGCGTTCGAGCGAGATTGGTAAGGCCACTCGCATTGAAGACGCGCGCGGCCGCTACATCGTGTTTTGCAAACAGACCTTCCCGGCTGAGCTCACGCTCGAAGGCCTGCGCATCGTCATCGATGCCGGCCACGGCGCGGCGTACAAGGTCGCGCCGGCAATTATGGAAGAGCTCGGTGCCAAGGTCATCAGCATCCATTGCAAGCCCGACGGCCAAAACATCAATCGCCAAGCCGGCGCCTTGCACCCCGAGCAGCTCGCGGAGACGGTGCGGCTGTATCATGCACACCTTGGGCTGGCGCTCGATGGCGATGCCGATCGGCTCATCTTGTGCGACGAGCGCGGCAACGTGATCGACGGCGACGCGGTGATGGCGATCGCCGCGACGCGCATGCTGCAGCGTGGGACCTTAGCGCACAACACCTTGGTCACCACGGTCATGTCCAATATTGGGCTCGAGCGCGCCATGAAGGCGGCGGGCGGCGCCTTGGTGCGGACGCAGGTTGGCGATCGCTACGTGGTCGAGGCGATGCGCAAGCACGGCTACAACCTCGGCGGCGAGCAATCGGGGCACATGGTGTTTCTCGACCACTGCACCACGGGCGATGGCATCATCGCGGCGCTGAGCGTGCTCGCGACCATGGTGCGCGAAGACAAGCCGTTGTCGGAGTTGGCGCGCTGCATGGAAAAAAGCCCGCAGGTGCTGGTCAACGTCAAGGTGCCGCGCAAGGTGCCGCTGGCGCAAATGCCCGAGGTGGAGCGCGCGATCGCGGCGGTCGAGGCGCGGCTTGGCGACGAAGGCCGCGTGCTCGTGCGTTATAGCGGCACCGAGGCTAAGGCGCGCGTGATGATCGAGGGCCCGGACGAACCGATGATTCGCGAGCACGCCGAGGCGATTGCCGCCATGCTAGTCCAGGCCTGCGGGGCCGCTGCATGA
- the folP gene encoding dihydropteroate synthase has protein sequence MQTMRRAALRATFRTGTWAASRPYWLGVLNVTPDSFSDGGELVDVAAVMRRAEALVADGADMLDLGGESTNPRATPVSEAEELARVLPALRALCRWGVVPISIDTTKAAVAAIAIAEGAEVVNDISGGRFDAGMRTLVAAQPVIYIAGHVASSSLSAMFVDEQCPRAAQIADAWHAQVLSWPPGRRGDVWCDPGLGMGKGASPGAHLELIAEMPTLMAATATPVVIGASRKRFIRALLADEAWAASRGLRATPTPTTAELDVATGHVNVAAIAAGAHVIRVHNIAQSRQIYAAWRESEAAPAISR, from the coding sequence ATGCAGACGATGCGCCGCGCGGCGCTGCGCGCGACCTTTCGCACGGGCACGTGGGCCGCTTCGCGCCCCTACTGGCTCGGCGTCCTTAATGTCACGCCCGATTCGTTTTCCGATGGCGGTGAGTTAGTCGACGTTGCGGCCGTGATGCGGCGAGCCGAGGCGTTGGTGGCGGATGGCGCCGATATGCTCGACCTCGGCGGCGAATCGACCAATCCTCGCGCCACGCCCGTTAGCGAAGCCGAGGAGCTAGCTCGCGTTTTGCCCGCCTTGCGCGCACTGTGTCGCTGGGGCGTCGTGCCGATCTCGATTGATACGACCAAGGCCGCCGTCGCCGCGATCGCGATCGCAGAGGGCGCCGAGGTCGTCAACGACATCTCGGGCGGTCGCTTCGATGCCGGGATGCGCACGCTCGTCGCCGCGCAGCCGGTCATATATATTGCCGGCCACGTGGCGTCGTCGTCGCTCTCCGCCATGTTTGTCGACGAGCAATGTCCGCGAGCCGCCCAGATCGCCGACGCGTGGCACGCGCAGGTTCTCAGTTGGCCGCCCGGTCGCCGAGGCGATGTGTGGTGCGATCCGGGGCTCGGCATGGGCAAGGGCGCCTCGCCGGGCGCGCACCTCGAACTGATTGCCGAGATGCCCACCTTAATGGCGGCGACCGCCACGCCGGTGGTGATCGGTGCATCGCGCAAGCGGTTTATTCGCGCGCTGCTCGCCGACGAGGCGTGGGCGGCATCGCGAGGCTTGCGCGCGACACCGACACCCACCACGGCCGAGCTAGACGTCGCCACGGGCCATGTAAATGTCGCCGCGATCGCCGCCGGGGCGCACGTCATCCGCGTCCACAACATTGCGCAATCTCGCCAAATCTACGCGGCTTGGCGCGAGAGTGAGGCAGCGCCCGCCATTTCGCGGTAG
- the tilS gene encoding tRNA lysidine(34) synthetase TilS: MTRAADQLTRALRRALAGATPGGLAAEARIGVACSGGADSLALAHVAHGIWGDRVVVLHIDHGLQAGSAEVGARVAAWAASLGMHALVREIVVERNGSLEAAARKARYAALAQLQAELGLAWVMTAHTERDVAETVLMRLLRGTDLAGLRTIAPRRGIYLRPWLAMPRAAVEAYVKAHALPVWDDPMNEDRAMLRPRLRLDIMPMLAREQPSVVASLAAVSRQLDAWYRAARPLRRHWWQRVVAPGGELDAQQLRLTPPALARWVVARWLRRASGHGATRRHREAVLAMCASDETKQLNVAGGVVRKEFSTIAFIADATLVPPADASRAAAPPFAPPAGYAWRHWRAGDKMRPLRLRGRSGKLSDLFAQARVPASRRASAWVLVNQQSREIAWAEHVGAAFDAPVGPQNVTSRPNG; encoded by the coding sequence GTGACCCGCGCCGCCGATCAGCTCACGCGTGCGCTTAGGCGAGCATTAGCGGGGGCGACGCCCGGCGGGCTGGCGGCGGAAGCGCGCATCGGCGTCGCGTGCTCGGGCGGTGCCGACTCGCTGGCGCTTGCGCACGTCGCGCACGGGATATGGGGCGACCGCGTCGTCGTCTTGCATATTGATCACGGCTTGCAAGCTGGCAGCGCCGAGGTTGGCGCGCGCGTAGCAGCCTGGGCCGCATCGCTGGGAATGCACGCGTTGGTGCGCGAGATTGTGGTCGAGCGCAACGGCTCGCTGGAGGCTGCGGCGCGCAAGGCGCGCTATGCGGCGCTGGCGCAGCTGCAGGCCGAACTCGGGCTGGCTTGGGTAATGACCGCGCATACCGAGCGCGACGTTGCCGAGACTGTGCTCATGAGGCTGCTGCGCGGCACTGATCTCGCGGGCCTGCGCACCATCGCGCCTCGGCGTGGCATTTACCTTCGCCCATGGCTCGCTATGCCGCGCGCTGCGGTTGAGGCGTATGTCAAAGCGCACGCGCTGCCGGTGTGGGATGACCCCATGAACGAGGATCGCGCCATGCTGCGGCCGCGCCTGCGCCTCGACATCATGCCGATGCTCGCGCGCGAGCAGCCGAGCGTGGTGGCATCGCTCGCCGCGGTGTCGCGGCAACTAGACGCTTGGTATCGCGCTGCGCGTCCGCTGCGCCGCCATTGGTGGCAGCGCGTCGTCGCGCCGGGCGGCGAGCTCGACGCGCAGCAACTCAGGTTAACGCCGCCAGCGCTTGCGCGCTGGGTGGTGGCGCGTTGGCTGCGTCGCGCTTCGGGCCACGGCGCGACGCGGCGGCACCGCGAGGCGGTGCTTGCCATGTGCGCCAGTGACGAAACCAAACAACTCAATGTCGCCGGCGGCGTCGTCCGCAAGGAGTTCTCGACAATCGCCTTTATCGCTGACGCGACGCTGGTGCCCCCGGCCGACGCGAGTCGCGCGGCAGCTCCGCCATTTGCCCCGCCCGCGGGATACGCGTGGCGTCACTGGCGAGCTGGCGACAAAATGCGTCCGCTGCGTTTGCGTGGCCGCTCGGGCAAGCTCTCTGATTTGTTTGCGCAGGCGAGAGTGCCCGCGTCGCGTCGCGCCAGCGCCTGGGTGCTGGTTAACCAGCAATCGCGCGAAATCGCTTGGGCCGAGCATGTGGGCGCAGCCTTTGATGCCCCCGTGGGTCCCCAAAATGTGACATCCAGGCCAAACGGTTAG